In the genome of Luteitalea pratensis, the window GGTCACGCCGACATGTCCCGGCACGCCGATCCGCGCGTCCACATCGTCTGGCGCCTGCTCGTAGAAGACGAGGAGATCGACCGCCGCCTGGTACCCGATCTGGGCCAGTTCGGCGACCTCGTCCGGGCTCCCGCCGAATCCGGCGCGCCTCAGGAGGTGCTCGATGCGGTCGTCTCGTCGCGCCATGAATGCAGGGTCCCGAGAGAGCAAGGTTCGTTCCCGACCCCGGGAACCGCGCAGACTTCAGGCGTTTTGCGATGCTGCCACACTTCTGCAACAAACGATACGAGCCCGCCGGCGCCCAAACGGGCAACGGCGAGCTCACAAGTGTCAGAGGCTCGACAGCCTTGGCAGCCGTCGGCCGAGTGCCTACTCGCCTCGCGACATCGTCAGTGCTTGCCCAACGCGAGGAGGTTGGCCATGAGGGCATACGCCCCATCGGTACCGGCCGGCAACTGCCGCCACAGGTTCAAGCCGACGTAAATCCAGCGCCCCTGCCCCACGGTCGCCTCCACCAGCGCGCCGCGCTTCGGACCGGGGTTGTTCGGGAACGGATCGGCCATCTCCAGGAGGTCGACGTAACGCTTGTCGGCCGCCTCGGTTCCGAAGAAGTACAGCCCGCGCTCCTGCACCCACCCCTTCCAGGCCGCGTCGCCGATCTTGTTCGGCGTATTGAACACCGGGTGCGTGGGCACCAGCACGTTCACCGGCGCGCTCTCGTCGGTAACTCGGTCGGCCGAGTAGCGCCCGAACGGCCCGGGGTTGGGCGACGGCCGGCCCACCGTCCCGGGGTAGGGCCCGTACTGCGCCTCGTTGAACTCGAACTTGTTGTACTGGACGACGACCGTGCCGCCCTTCGCCGCGTAGTCGATCAGCCGCTGGTTGTACGCACGCAGGTCGCCGCGCCGCTCGTAGGCGCGGACGCCGGTCATCACCACCGTGTACTTGGACAGGTCGGCGGATGCCAGCTGCTCCGGTGTGAGGAACTCCACCGTCGCGCCGAGTTGTGTCAGGGCCGGCGGCACCTGGTCGCCGACGCCGACGATGTAGCCGACGGTGACGCCGGTCACCGGCTGCAGGTCGAGCACCTTCAGCGTCCCGACGGCGTTGGTCACGAGGTGGCGGCGACGGATGTGCGGGTATTCGATCGCCTCGTAGCCCCGATCGAAGGACCGGCCCTCGCGGGTCGCGATGGCCTTCACGTCGTAACGCCCCGGCCTGGTGCCGCTCGGCGGCGTAATCGCGAAGTGCACCTGCCGCGCTTCGTCCTCGCGTGCAAAGGTGATCGTTTCGTTTGCCGGCGACGACGCCCATCCGGCCGGCAGTTGCAGCTTCACGTCCGCGGCGCCCGCCGACTTGCCGTGATTGATGACGGTGACGCTGATGTCACGCGCGACCCCACCACCCGGGAATGCCACGACCTCGGCGCCGAGGTTGACCGCCAGCGCGGGCACCACGAGCAGTTCCTGGCGCTTCTCGCCGCTGAACACATTGCCCTCGTGGCGGAACTGCACGGGATAGGTCACCAGCTGCTCGAGACCGCCGACCGTCAGCGTGACCTTCGCGGTGAACGGTGTCGGCTCGAACGGGAGACCGAACGGGGCCGCCGGATCGAAGTCGTAGAAGTCACGATCCGGCAGCCGCTTCCAGTAGGCCGTGGTCAGCTTCGCCGCCGGGGGAATGCCGAGCGTCGCCTCGCAGGCGTACGGCTTCAGGCCCTCGATGGGCGCGGCCGTGCAGGCAGCGGTCCCGTCCAAGCCGGTGAACTCCACGGCCTTCACCGCCACACCGTCGGGCGCACCCGAAAACGCACGCAGCGTCACCTTCGTCGTCTGCCCGCCCACGACCAGTCCGTCGTCGGCCAGCAGATCGACGCGTAGGCCCGACGCCAGCCGCAATGCCGCTTCGGCTTGCCGCTCTTTCTGTTCGAGACGGAAGTCCGCCTCCTCGCGCGCCGACGCCTCGGGCTGCATGTTCCCGAGCTGGGCGCGCAGCGCCCGCACTGTCGTGAGCACCTGGGGGAGCGCTGATCGCGCCCCGGCGACTCCCTTGGTCTCGAACGCGATCTGCGCGTTGCGCACCTGCCCCTCGAGCGCCTCGATGGCAAGGCCAAGAGCAGGCGACCCGCCCTTGCCGTATCGCGCCAGGCTGCGCAGCCCGGTATCGATGCCGGCAAACAGGTCCTTGTTCTGGTCCGCCTTCGGGATGGTCAGGATGGAGTCCTCGAGCACATACGCGCGCGACTGGGGACCCGGCAGCGAATAGAGCTGGGGCATCCCCTGGCACATGTGCATGCTGCGCGCCTCGCCCCCGAGTTCGTTGTAGGTGCGGCCGAGCAGCGGATCGAACTGGTTGCCGTCGACGCGGCAGATGTCGTCTGGTGTCACCGAGCTCACCGACGGACCGAAGCCGCCCGTGTAGTAGAACTTCGAGGCCTGCCACGGCTTCAGCCCGGCGGCAATCTGCTCGGGAAACTTGCTCGCGTCACCCGCCGCGCGAAATGCCTCGGCGGAGATGGCCGACGATGCCTGGTGATGCTGGCCGCCGCCCTGGGTGTGGTCCCACACGAAGCCGACGATGACGTCGGGCCGGATCTTTCGAATCCAGTAGACGTAGTCCTCGAGGATCTTGTCGCGGTGCCACCGCTCGTAGGTCTCGTCACGGCTGAAGGAGAAGCCGAAGTCCACCGCGCGCGCGAAGTACTGCTCGGCGCCGTCGACCCGGTGTGCCGCAAGCAGTTCTTCGGTGCGCAGGACGGCCAGCGACTCGAAGATCTCCGGGCCGATCTCGTTCTGGCCACCGTTGCCGCGGGTGGCGGTGACCAGCGTCGTCCGCATCCCCCGCTGAAACCGGTACAGCGCGAGCAACGCGTTGTTCTCGTCGTCGGGGTGCGCCGTCGTCATCATCAGGCTGCCGACCGTGCCGAGCTGCCGGAGGACGAGGCCGAGTGCCGCGATATCGGGATGTTCGCCAACAGGCTGGAAGCGGTACTGCGTATGCACTGGCACCGTCAGTGCCAGCAGCAGCGCCGCACAGGTGACGCGGACAAGAGAGCGAGGTGTCAGTCTAGGCATGTGTCTTGCGCGAAGCATACGACGGGGCTGGAGCGATCACCCGCCCCGTGGTGAGGAAGCCTGCAGGCTGCAGCCTACAGCCTGCAGGCTACGTGTCAGAAATAGAGCTTGAACCCGAGCTGGAACTGGCGCTGCTCGTAGCCAGCGGTCGGCTGCAGCTGATCGCTGCTGGTCGGCAGCGTGGTCGTGGGCTCACCCAATGCGTTGGTCGGGATGATCCGATTCACCGCGGACGTCTGCACCGTGTTGAACAGGTTCTTGAACTCCGCGGCAACCTCGAGCCGGCGCGCCGCGCCGAGCGGGATGAAACGCGAGAAACGCGCGTCGACGTTGTAGCGGGCCGGCAGGTAGAGCGAATTGCGGCCCACGAACAGCGGCCGGTCGGCAAGCACACCGTCGCCGTTCAGGTCCGTCGCGCTACGCAGGTTGAGGGGCAGGCCCGAGTTCAGCTGCAGCATCAGACCGAGCTGGTTGTGATTCACGATCGCGCCCGCGATGCCGTCGACGTCGAACGTCGGCTGCAGCACCACGCTGCCGGCGAAACTGTGGCGGGTGTCGAGCAGGTTCGGGCCGCGATCGTGTTCGAGGTTGGTCGGGTCGCCCACGCCGTCGTCGCCCTGTACGGAGAGCGCCGAGGTCAGCGGCGCGTTGTCCGTGCCCTTGCCGAGCGTGTAGTTGACGTCGAACTGGATGCCGCCGCTCAGGCGCTTGCCGAACTGCAGCATCAGGGCGTTGTACGTCGAGTCGCCCGCCGACTGCACGACGTTGATCTGGTTGAAGCGGGGATCGAGACGGGTGTCGGCGTTGATCGTCGAGCTGAAGACCGGGCGGCCGTCGGCCAACTGGCTCACGGGGTTGATCGGGTTGATGTTGACGATCACAGGCAGCAGGTCGCCCTGCACATACGTGTAGCCGACAGACCCGTAGAAATTCTGGCCGAAGGCGCGCTCGTACTGGACGTTGTTCTGCCAGGTGCGCGCGACCTGGAAGTCTGGGTCGACGGTGGTGATCGACTGTCGCGGCAGCGTGAAACCCGGAGGCAGGTCGGCCAGCGACGCCGGGAACGCCGGTGCGTTGGCGGCCGAGCCGGCCAGCGTCACGTTGATGCGTTCGGGGTTGCCGTTGGCCTGGATGGCGGTCTCGTAGGCTCCGAGCAGCATCTGGTCGTACATGATGCCCGAGCTGGCGCGAATGACCTGGCGCTTGTCGGCGCCGAACGTGTAGGCAAGGCCAAAGCGCGGGCCGACATTGTTGCCGTCGTCGGCATAGTCCTGCGAGTAGAGGAACGGCGCGTTGGGGTCGCCGTCAGGGTAGTCGTAGAAGTCGTAGCGCAGGCCGTAGATGAACTTCAGGTTCTGCGACACGCGCCAGTCGTCCTGCACGAAGAAGCTGTAGCCCGACGACTTCATCGTGAAGTCGGGGTTGCCGATCAGCTGCTGGTAGTTCGTGTAGCTGCGCGGATTGGTGCCGTTGTTGGCGGCCAGGTAGGCGTCGATGCTCGGGAACGTGTACAGCTGCAGGAGCGTGGAGGTCCGCTTGTCGTCGATCAACTGCATGTCGCCGCCGAACTTGTAGCTGTGGTTGCCGCGAACGTAGCTGAAGTTGTTCACCACCTGGAAGATGCCCTGCGTGAAGCCGAAGCCGGCA includes:
- a CDS encoding TonB-dependent receptor yields the protein MLSAQTTSSRRRYRRRLAAVFVAITALLGAASAHAQSTAANGAIEGTVVDNSGAVLPGVTVTVFNTETGTTRSVVTNESGLYRATLLPLGAYRVAAELQGFKKFEQVGVTVGAGQTANVNVRLEVGDLSEVISVTADAPVVDTAKVDAGRNLNENEVKNLPLVSRNPYNFALLQPGVTGFENSEFGVPRFAANGTLLRINYQIDGNTNTQKDRAGLRLLPVSEVMVREVKVVTSGYAPEFGQTTGLVYNAITPSGTNQFRGAGAYRFRRKDFSAFPFFFQGPRTDQTRPDTKVDTLTAELGGPILKDKLHFFTGFESTYRDLSSQSVITVLPENAARIGLAAQPGVVPREQTARFFIGKGDYQLAQNHRLTGRTIIFRNDSPNNIAGGLNTIERTTDFLDAMESTSGQLVSSFGSQMLNEFRVQYARRVQSRGGNDLSGTGPAVNIPGIANFGGPIATTADAGFGFTQGIFQVVNNFSYVRGNHSYKFGGDMQLIDDKRTSTLLQLYTFPSIDAYLAANNGTNPRSYTNYQQLIGNPDFTMKSSGYSFFVQDDWRVSQNLKFIYGLRYDFYDYPDGDPNAPFLYSQDYADDGNNVGPRFGLAYTFGADKRQVIRASSGIMYDQMLLGAYETAIQANGNPERINVTLAGSAANAPAFPASLADLPPGFTLPRQSITTVDPDFQVARTWQNNVQYERAFGQNFYGSVGYTYVQGDLLPVIVNINPINPVSQLADGRPVFSSTINADTRLDPRFNQINVVQSAGDSTYNALMLQFGKRLSGGIQFDVNYTLGKGTDNAPLTSALSVQGDDGVGDPTNLEHDRGPNLLDTRHSFAGSVVLQPTFDVDGIAGAIVNHNQLGLMLQLNSGLPLNLRSATDLNGDGVLADRPLFVGRNSLYLPARYNVDARFSRFIPLGAARRLEVAAEFKNLFNTVQTSAVNRIIPTNALGEPTTTLPTSSDQLQPTAGYEQRQFQLGFKLYF
- a CDS encoding PIG-L family deacetylase; the protein is MPRLTPRSLVRVTCAALLLALTVPVHTQYRFQPVGEHPDIAALGLVLRQLGTVGSLMMTTAHPDDENNALLALYRFQRGMRTTLVTATRGNGGQNEIGPEIFESLAVLRTEELLAAHRVDGAEQYFARAVDFGFSFSRDETYERWHRDKILEDYVYWIRKIRPDVIVGFVWDHTQGGGQHHQASSAISAEAFRAAGDASKFPEQIAAGLKPWQASKFYYTGGFGPSVSSVTPDDICRVDGNQFDPLLGRTYNELGGEARSMHMCQGMPQLYSLPGPQSRAYVLEDSILTIPKADQNKDLFAGIDTGLRSLARYGKGGSPALGLAIEALEGQVRNAQIAFETKGVAGARSALPQVLTTVRALRAQLGNMQPEASAREEADFRLEQKERQAEAALRLASGLRVDLLADDGLVVGGQTTKVTLRAFSGAPDGVAVKAVEFTGLDGTAACTAAPIEGLKPYACEATLGIPPAAKLTTAYWKRLPDRDFYDFDPAAPFGLPFEPTPFTAKVTLTVGGLEQLVTYPVQFRHEGNVFSGEKRQELLVVPALAVNLGAEVVAFPGGGVARDISVTVINHGKSAGAADVKLQLPAGWASSPANETITFAREDEARQVHFAITPPSGTRPGRYDVKAIATREGRSFDRGYEAIEYPHIRRRHLVTNAVGTLKVLDLQPVTGVTVGYIVGVGDQVPPALTQLGATVEFLTPEQLASADLSKYTVVMTGVRAYERRGDLRAYNQRLIDYAAKGGTVVVQYNKFEFNEAQYGPYPGTVGRPSPNPGPFGRYSADRVTDESAPVNVLVPTHPVFNTPNKIGDAAWKGWVQERGLYFFGTEAADKRYVDLLEMADPFPNNPGPKRGALVEATVGQGRWIYVGLNLWRQLPAGTDGAYALMANLLALGKH